In Methylocystis echinoides, one genomic interval encodes:
- a CDS encoding polyhydroxyalkanoate depolymerase, whose product MYDAYHAYAHLHDQIRRAAARHERVMSVWGAMQFAHPLRCIQAYHELIALAGFTHHRPDYGIQEIATDDGAIVPVTETPVFTTPFCTLLRFSRQGGGAEPRVLLVAPMSGHFATLLRGTIRTLLRDHEVYVTDWRNPRDVPLGQGTFGFEDFVQHVIDFLKFIGPHSHLVAVCQPTVPALAAVALMAADDDPDQPASLTLMAGPIDTRVSPTKVNEFATSKPIEWFRQNMISTVPRGLPGAGRRVYPGFLQLCAFMSMNMDRHSKAFADLFKHRVEGNVDKAAQIRSFYEEYFAIMDLDASFYLHTIETVFQKSALPEGKLLFKGRTVTPRAIRKTFLLTVEGERDDICAVGQTLAAQDLCSGLRPYMKSHHMQAGVGHYGVFNGKRWDHQIYPVLREHIRNSL is encoded by the coding sequence ATGTACGACGCTTATCACGCCTACGCCCATTTGCATGATCAGATTAGACGGGCGGCCGCGCGTCATGAACGCGTAATGAGCGTCTGGGGCGCGATGCAATTTGCCCACCCCCTTCGATGCATCCAGGCCTATCATGAGTTGATCGCGCTCGCAGGCTTCACGCATCATCGTCCCGATTACGGAATTCAGGAGATCGCCACGGACGACGGCGCGATCGTCCCCGTGACGGAAACGCCGGTTTTCACAACGCCCTTCTGCACGCTCCTGCGCTTTTCGCGACAGGGCGGCGGCGCAGAACCGCGCGTGCTTCTCGTCGCGCCCATGTCGGGCCATTTCGCCACTTTGCTGCGCGGCACGATCCGCACGTTGCTGCGCGATCACGAGGTCTATGTCACCGACTGGCGCAATCCGCGCGACGTGCCGCTCGGTCAGGGAACGTTCGGTTTCGAGGACTTCGTCCAGCATGTGATCGACTTTCTGAAGTTCATCGGACCGCATTCGCATCTTGTCGCCGTGTGCCAGCCGACGGTTCCGGCGCTGGCCGCCGTCGCCCTCATGGCCGCCGACGACGACCCGGACCAGCCGGCGAGCCTGACGCTGATGGCCGGGCCGATCGACACGCGCGTGTCGCCCACGAAAGTCAATGAATTCGCGACGTCGAAGCCGATCGAATGGTTCCGGCAGAACATGATCAGCACGGTGCCGCGCGGACTGCCCGGCGCGGGGCGGCGCGTCTATCCCGGCTTTCTGCAGCTTTGCGCCTTCATGAGCATGAACATGGATCGGCACAGCAAGGCCTTCGCCGACCTGTTCAAGCACCGGGTCGAAGGCAACGTCGATAAGGCGGCGCAAATTCGTTCGTTCTACGAGGAATATTTCGCCATCATGGATCTCGACGCGTCGTTTTATCTGCACACGATCGAGACGGTGTTTCAGAAATCTGCCCTCCCCGAGGGCAAACTGCTCTTTAAGGGACGCACCGTCACGCCGCGCGCCATCCGAAAAACCTTCCTTCTCACCGTCGAGGGCGAAAGGGACGACATCTGCGCCGTCGGCCAGACGCTCGCCGCGCAGGACCTGTGCAGCGGGCTACGGCCTTATATGAAGTCACATCACATGCAGGCGGGCGTCGGCCACTACGGCGTCTTCAACGGCAAGCGCTGGGATCATCAAATCTATCCGGTGCTGCGCGAACACATCCGTAACAGCCTGTGA
- a CDS encoding Crp/Fnr family transcriptional regulator yields the protein MREILAHFGGVPLRALGDKETLLSEGDRTGHLYALAEGRLEVLRGETQVALLEEPGSLIGEMAVLLDSPHTATVRALGEAKVYVAKDGADFLSGRPELAWLVSRLLARRLNAATTYLVDIKRQFAGYGNHLEMVGEVLESLMHQQGISRGRQASDRDGYQD from the coding sequence ATGCGTGAGATTCTCGCCCATTTCGGCGGCGTGCCGTTGCGCGCTCTCGGCGACAAGGAGACGCTGCTTTCCGAGGGCGACCGCACCGGCCATCTCTATGCCCTCGCCGAGGGGCGGCTCGAAGTGCTGCGCGGCGAAACCCAGGTCGCGCTTCTGGAGGAGCCCGGCTCGCTCATCGGAGAAATGGCCGTTCTGCTCGATTCCCCGCATACGGCGACCGTCCGCGCCCTCGGGGAGGCGAAAGTATATGTGGCGAAGGACGGCGCAGACTTTCTGAGCGGACGTCCCGAACTCGCCTGGCTGGTCTCACGCCTTTTGGCCCGCCGCCTCAACGCGGCGACGACCTATCTCGTCGACATCAAGCGGCAGTTCGCGGGCTACGGCAACCACCTCGAAATGGTCGGGGAAGTTCTCGAATCGCTGATGCATCAGCAAGGGATTTCCCGGGGCCGGCAGGCCTCTGACCGCGACGGCTATCAGGACTAA